Within the Glycine max cultivar Williams 82 chromosome 12, Glycine_max_v4.0, whole genome shotgun sequence genome, the region CAAAATCTTCAACCAAAAATTAAGGCCATTCAAGATAGATATGCTGGCAATCAAGTGAGGGATGTTGTTGGTTATTAAGCATTCAGTTTGATGTCGAGtaaatattgattttgttgTACGTTAAAACAAAAGCATTGTTCTTTCTAAACTATTCATTTTGTTGCCCTCTTTTTAAGGAAAGAATACAACTTGAGACGTCAAGGCTATATCGGCAGGCTGGGGTTAACCCACTGGCAGGTACTTgtctttattttgttgttttcttcgTCTTAAACAACAGTTCTGTATAATAATCCCTTGACACATGAAGCTAATAAACACCGGTCCTATGGAATAATTATGAAGTTAATAGAACTTGTACAATCATTCATCATAACAACTGCAacaccttaaaatcctttttctgAAATATTGCTTTAAAATCgtatgaataataaatattatggaATACACGTTATTAAATCTAGTTTCTATTTGAGAAAAGAATGAACATGTATACTTATATATGTTGcacatatattataattaaaatgctCATGAATAAAGGATAttgtaaaaacatattttctatttaaaaaaactatttcgaaagttattgtcatttttcTTCTACCTTTACACAAtgctataaaaaaatacagtttATAAAGAATTATCTTGCACAAAACTAAATATTGATAACTgaaagaaatatgtaattgtacATAATGATCCTATGTGACCCTTAAGATATAACCATAGATGTATTGAAGTCATTACAACtattaacaagaaaataaaatattcatcacCCCTCAAAATATTACAGTGTCACCATAAGGTTTAATAAGTATCACGACATTGTGTATACAAATCTTCTCACCCCTAAATATACATCAAAAGGGAAAATAATCATACACTTAGAGCAGTCACTACCCAAGACCCACGAGCTACCTAGGGCGAAGTCATATCTTCAGAAGGATTGCTTTCGTCTCCCGGGGAATCTCATTCCTCATCATATGAAATCATATTTCTCTCGAATATCTTCTCATTGCAAACATCCCGGTAGAAAGCGATCTTGGACGGCATGAGATCCTCATCGTTGCTAAAATCTCCCACATCCTCGTGGACTTCAAGGTTATATCCCAACAATCTAGTAGGTCCCCATTGGCATCATCCCCGATGAATTGTTGCGAAAATCACAGTGAGTTGTCTGGCCACACAAATCCTAAGTAAGCATAGTAGGAAATAATATGGTTGATATCATTTTGAGGGGTACGCTCAAACGGGAAGTGGTATGTAGCATTTGTCTCTATAGTGATCAGTGGCACATGGGACTCATCTAGCAGCAAAACGTGGCACTGGATGTATCCAAAATATGCGTGAAAGCACGTCTCTTCCTCCATTGTGTAATTGTAGCGGTAGCTACTGATCCATATGAGCATCCTCCGCTGATACTCCATGGCCTCTTCTAAAATTGATGGTTGCAAAGGTGAGTCCTCCGCTCCTCAAATGCCACAAACAtgtaataacaaaacaaaatttaaaacatacaaTCTATCTAACCACTGTGTGTGATTATCTAAACAAACAACACTCTCGCGTCCTAAGTCTGTAACTATCACACTTAATTCACAATAGGACCCAATCATTGCCATCAATCCTACTAGGTCTTGATGATGGTCTTACAAAAATCATGTGGATGACAGTTGGGAGTGATCGTTACATATGGATACATCGTACACCAATCCTTCATTTCCCAACTCAAAAAGCATAGTCTCGGAGTCCGTCAGGAGTAATAAAGTGAGGTCTGTGAGTTACCCGTGCCAAATAAGTTCACCAAATGTCGGGTACTCATTACTCGCTAATTCCCCTAGCTTCTTTGAACCTCGTCACCCACTACACCCCAGTGTATCTCTGTCCATCATCCACCTCCTCAATGTAACGTAACCTCACCTTCTCACAGAAGGAAATAGAACCATTGGTTCCTTACTCTTTGTCCAGTCCTCTTGAATCTTGCCACTGCATCGCATGCGCAGTCCTTGAACCACTTATATCAATGAACGcatacaaacaaacaaacaagaaagagaGACGAGGCTTAGACCTACATACTACTCTCAGGGAACTACATACTACTGATCATGATTTGTTAAGCGATATAAATCACTTGTCATACGAACAAATGGACAACACAACGGCTATAAGTATAGCTATCTAACCAAACATAAACAATTTGTCAAGGGTCAAACACCCCCGGACCCAGACTATAGCGTACAgataaaaaatgacaatatgCAAACATATATATACTAGAAAATAAATTTGCATCTCGCAGATATAAATGTCAGAGTTCACACTCTGCCAGTCTTATCattcaataatcataataaaatatagacatacatttcaataattttatcagTAGAGAATTATCACAATTTCAAAACATGTATTAGTCATCAAATCTTGCATTTATCTCAACAATACAATAGTAAATAAATCAGCAGttccagaaaataaataattctaagataatttataCGGAGGCATGGATTCCAAAGTTAGACTATCTACTATCTAAAATCACTTCGTCACTCGATTTTTCAAAGTTTTGCTCCTAACTTATCTTTAGCACTCTCAATGCTTCAGGAGttggattttcacaaattttatatgCTACCTTACATTTTCAAAcctaaaaaactcatttttgagGTCAAAACTTTAATGAAAACAGCCCATATTGCTGTAATTCTCAGTCCAAATTCGTaacaaattttttcattttactaaaggtcattaaacttattttatttataacttttgatAGGAAACTccaatttaagtgaaatttgagGCTAACTCTATGTTTTAACAtacaaataacttatttttggcATCAAAACTCAAGGAAAATAGTTCAACACATAGGTTCAAGACATGACAGCAAGCTCAAAAatttcaaagcaacatgttcaaggaagttcaacaacaagcatatggttcaagatTTGGAGAGATCCCCTTACCTCTTGTAGTTTTCACGAAATTTAGAAGGAAGAATAAAGGAGTTTAGATTTAAGTTTTCAACCTTCAAGAGTGCAAAATAAGGTTTTGAAACTACAAATGATAATAGAGCAAGAAAATGAAGTGAAAATCAAGCTTAGAGTTCAAAATGAAAGTCACTTACCTAAGCTCGATGGAAGAAGGGGCTCAAGAACACTTGGTAAaacttggaagaagaagaaaaatatggtcTCCGCTTTCTCTAAAAGCTTCAACAAAATGGGAGAACTGACATAGACTTTGGCTTTTAAAAATAACACTTATTGTAGGTGAAATGCTTGGACCAATAGGATTGCAAGACCTTATCCTTATCTTCTTAATCTAAGTACTTTGAATGATCGTTAATATAACTAATTGGCAACTTGGACAGTCCTTGATGTACTCTCCACGAGCTCAGTCATGCCTTGTATAACTTTTTGCACTTTTCCAAAACTAACTATAAAAGGATAAAGTAGAGTTTTGCCAAAAATGGTAAAAACTGTTTTTGCTAAAACTAATAAATCTTATCTTAATCTTCTAGATAATGTGCTAATCTCCCTTGGGATACGTGTACTTAGAGTGAATCTTGCATAGAGTCCACTCACAAAGCGACAAATTACACTACGACTCAATGCACAGTGTAATTCTTTCCCAGATGAAAATCTAGTTTAGTGAGTTTCTATTTCTCTGTCAAGCTTTACTAAATCAAtcaaaaatacacacacaaacacacacacacacacacatacatatacacatatatagcACGAAATTCtatgattaaaaacatataactactgaaattaaattcatacatgcacaGATGACACAACACAGAGTTTTCTCTGTCAGTTTGAGTTGTAGTTTTTTAGAGTATTACaactttaacttattttaattattttacatcatATAATTAGACACTTTAATTAGTCACcaactaattaaactaaaattctatttttaaactaGTTATATAGTCATTTACGAAAATATCCTCCACTTTAAACTCTTATGACTTAATTACcccttttctaattttattgaatCTAGATCACCATTAATCAACTGTAGTTATCctcacttaatttttaaatttacttacattaattactaattttcttTCAAGCTTTTAATTCTATTTCTAGACCAAAATCCAATTATTAACATCTAGGTCATTAATGAGTTGACCATTATTTGATCAGAGAATTTTCTCTAAGTTATCCTTATTCCTTCTAGACTTTAGCTTAAAAGTTTAAGAGTTTAATGATGCCTAGATATCCTATGgtaatatctcattttttttaccatttcaaTAGTCTAAAAACATTACCCTATCATACAACAAAGCAACAACACTATCTATCACACACAtggaaaattgggatgttacagtaGCTCAACTGTGCTTGTGTACAATGACCCAAAAAAATACAGTTTCGAAGTAATGGTTCTTATAtcaattgtatttatttaattttattttgttcatcCATATTTCCCCGacctttcttttaattattagcaaTATTATGTTAGTTTGATTTTGTACATATTCTATTCATCTACTGACATATAGTCTCGACTTCTACTGTACTGTCATCAATTTTTATAGGTTGTTTACCAACTTTGGCTACAATTCCAGTCTGGATTGGTCTCTACCAAGCTTTATCAAATGTGGCAAATGaggtaataattaattatataaacttttatcatttgagcGGAGATTTTGATGGACAAATTACACacagaaaatatgattttttgttaattatggaAAATCTTTAATTTGAAGGGACTGCTAACCGAAGGTTTTCTTTGGATCCCCTCTTTGGGTGGTCCTACTACCATTGCTGCTAGACAAAGTGGAGCTGGAATCTCTTGGCTTTTTCCATTTGTGGTAAGAAAGATATCTTTTGCTACATAGGTGAAATAATAAGTTGTAGTTGGACTTTTCGCCCCTAATCCTGTGAGTCTGGCATTATGATCTTTAGAAGTAGACTGTTTACTCTGTATTGTTGGAATGAAGTTATGGATGGAATGTTCACAGTTTACTTGCTGCAGTCATGTTCCAAGAGGAAATAAATGGAAAACTTCGTAAATTGATTTTGTACTTTAAATCATTATACAGTATCATAACAAACATCTGTTATGCAGGACGGACATCCACCTTTGGGTTGGCAAGATACTGCAGCATATCTTGTTTTACCTATTCTTCTTGTCGTTTCTCAATACGTTTCAATGGAAATCATGAAACCACCTCAGGTAAACACATCAGTTCTCctctgtttctttttcttttttttggtgttAACAAACTAAATGACTTCTTTTGACAGACAGATCCTTCTCAAAAGAATCAACTTCTTATTTTAAAGTTTCTTCCACTCATGATTGGCTACTTCTCATTATCTGTCCCATCTGGACTAACAATTTACTGGTTAGTTTTTCAGAAACTATATTAAAACCATCCTTTCTAGCcaataaattcttattttttatgattttgctATAACTTCAAACATTCTTTGCTTTATTATTGGTTActaatataaaatgtatttatctTCTACACTATCTAGGCAAGTCCAATTTGGTCAGAAAACTCCCGTAATGGTATCTATACAACTCTTCTTTATTTCAGAAACCATTTCCTTGATATGCCTGCCTAATGTGGGCAacaaaaacatacaaagaaCAAATGCACGAGAGCTaaaattcttctttcttattgAAACAATAGCATGTTCATCAAGTGAATGCTTTCTcatgattaaaattttttattaagagaTGGTTTTGATTTTTGACAACATTGATTGTGTGCTAGAGCCTAGgggaaataaaaaacaatttcattGCTGCctgattttctatttcttttactAGGTTTATAAACAATGTCCTGAGCACAGCTCAACAAGTATGGTTGCGAAAATTGGGAGGTGCAAAGCCTGTTGTGAATGAAAATGCTGGTGGGATTATTACTGCAGGACGTGCTAAAAGATCAGATTCGCAGCTAGCAAGGAATGGTGAAAGGTCAGTTTTTTCTAGTACAAGTTGCAGAGTTTCAACTCCTCTTGGATAACAAATTGGTGATCTACAGGTTTAAGCAGTTAAAGgaagaggaaaagaagaaaaaggtaaGCAAGGCACTGCCAGTGGAAGAAGTTCAGTCACTGGCTTCTGTTTCTGCTTCTGATGATGGCTCAGATACAGAAAGTGACAATAAGGTAAGTATTAACTTGTGGAATTTCTTGCTTAGAAAATTTATGTGATATAGCTGTCTGTTTGAGAGGAAAGAAgaattaaggaaaaagaaaaatctccACATTAACATTATTTGATATTGCACAgaaatcttttttataaattcaatgTATACATTACAAAGAACAATGTCTGACTAGCCTTAATTTCCAATCACTTCTAAGATGAAACATCTAGTAAATTTGCCTGCATCAGCatgcatgaaaaaataattgtgtcCAGCCATAGATTGAATGTTCTAAATTTTCTTTCCCTATTGCAATTTTGTGTTTCACATGCTCATTGTTGGgaatgtatatataataataaagtgaCAACCAATGACGTTAACTTCAGAAAGTAAAGTTAGTCATTTAATGGGCATTCTACCCAACTTTCTAGCAGGTATAGGGTAGTTAAGGGTGTTGGGCTAATTTGAAATGGGCAAGGATCAAAACAAATGGAGACACAGTTGGAGGATGAGAAAGTGGAAGTTGAGCAACATATAAGTGGCAAACACTCATATACCTAATGCCCTTGAGCTTTTGGGTTTTACATGGTTTTTAGTCTGCTTATATGATTCTTAGCCCATTGTCAAATATCTTCTCAGGGTTTTCAGCTCCCCTCACTAACAATACCATATCCCTTGCTCGGTATTTAAAGCCTTGCTACCATGACATAATGAGTGGAGATTAAATCATAAATGATTTCAAACCAAGAGAAATGTTAGCAACACACTATTTTGATCTCACTATCTAATATTAGTtacaatttattgaaaatcacaaattttggTGAATCTTgcttcttatttaattattatcctaattttgtagttttgaataaattttaaccaatagaaaaataatgtgtTAGACATAGTGTGTTAGAGGGTGTTGTTAGCATTTCTCTTTGAACCAAATATTTTAACTGCTGAAAACCGATACCGTGGATAGATATGTCTGCCTTTTAAAGAGAAGCCCGACCTTCAAATTATATTTCCTATAGCTCACAAATTGAAAGGAGGTGTCTTTTTGTCTTGTTTTACTGCTAACAAAGTGGAAGGTAACTAGAGCATAACTTTCTGAAGGAATGTTCTCTTTGTTATTTCTCCCCTTCTCTTCTAACCACCTGTCGTCCCATACTgtccttatttttgttttttattttattttttaaaagaaaattgctgtgactttgttatattttattgttttaagaTTGTTTGGGATTTTCATTCTTTTAGATAAAATTCCCGATGCTAAGTTACCTTGTTACAGGGACAGGAAGATGCAGAAGAAGCATACGCTTCTAAAGTTGGCGAAGAGGTTCAAAATTATTCTAGGGAAAGAAGAAGCAAGCGTTCGAAGCGGAAGCGTGCTGTATAAAGGACCGCATACGATTAGTTTATAGTGAGTTTTGTATATCTCAGATTATAGCATTTTTGggttggctattaattaaatatatgtatcTATACTCGGCAAAATATCTTTGTTAAGTTCCACATGTTAGCTAAAGCAATTTGTCTTGTGACGTTTAATTTCATTAAGATGTATCCCCCCTTAAAACTAGGAGTATAAAAACTTCTATTCCCTCCtttccaaaataataattagttttagcttttttttttctttctataaatagtcttttttttttcaagttatttTTCTAACAATATCCCAAGACACGATTAAgaagataaattaatatatcCATTGAAAAGAAACATCAACCATAAAAATAAGTTGGTGGATAGTAGGgtaatttaagataaaattagttgaaaaattaagaatattttttttcttctaaatttacatcaatgattattttttaatcagtgTGTCTTAACCTTAAAGGATTATTATTTTGGAATGGATGGAATATTAGAGAGACACAGCAGGTTCCTAACAGCACAATAATGTTCTCtatgaaaatgattttgaatggaATTTGAATTGGCTGATAGTAGTTGTTGtcattaatgttaaaatttggGTTGGGTTGACCACATTAGGTTCATGGTATTTTTTCCCTAACTTGGTCTCTAACCAAACCGATCCGATTATTTGGGTTGGGTTGATTCACATTTGATTCATGGCACTTTTTCTAAGCTTGGGTCTCTAAACTAAACCAATCCAGTCCAACTATTATCCGATTCATTTTGATCAGCTGATcgagtttaatattaaaataaaataaaataaaaaatttaaaagaaattaaataaattaggaaATTGAATGTGAAGTATGAATTGAATATGTCATTGTGaagcatgaaaaaaattaaatggacaGAGCTAAAGTCATAAATGCTAAAgattaatcaaatataaaaataaaagagaaaattatgtAATTGGATGGGTCAGATTGATCAGGTCCCCAAAATAAAATTCGAGACCCGATCGAAATTGATCGAATTTGCATTTTTTCAATTAGACATGAAcgaatatgaaattttttatttaaatgggTTTAGATTCATTGGATTATTGAATTAATCTAGACATGTGGTTATTCCTAGTTAAAACCCAGTTGAGGGGCGATGGTGtttcattattataaaatagactaaattaatatcaaactgattatataaatttagagCCGGTAGATGAAAGAGTGCTCCAAAATCAGAGCTTAGCTGTAAAATTAGGagaaatattttagttaaagCCTTATGGCCTAAGGTGTTCTTCACACGGCCAGTCTGTCAACATGTACTGCCTAGTTGATTGAGGAAGTATTCAGCAAACTTAACAAGCTGATTAGTTTGTGCATGTTTGTTATTGTTGCAAACGGACTTTTgagataaaataagattttcaaaagcatttaattcttttttttgtaaaacgGAGTTTGTTGGTTGTTAGATTTATCTTGGAATTCTTACACCACATTTTGAACGGATATTCAAACATGCTTGACTTTAGACATAGTCAATGCGTCAACATGTAAAGTACGCATATTCAATTAAATGCCATTTTTTTGTACAAACACAATGCTCCTAAAAGCAGAATTGCTAATCTACACCAATCCATTGATATCCAACAGCTATTGATGTCTCTACTGAACACTGATGCCTAATGAGCGTTTCCATCTCTATGGTTTAGATGGTGGGTGTTGATTCTCTGTTGGGTTAGGCCCTGATGGGCTTTTACGCTTCTTTTCTTCAACCTGTGATTTTGTTGCTCGAATCAGAATTTATTCATgtaaattaagtaaaatgattgaaaatacaaataagAAAAACGATTAATGTATTTACTAACCCAATAAGGTATGACATGTCCACTTCGCTGCTTTGGGCTAGCGTCTAAGCTTCCGAGCTTGAAATGAACTGAGTGCAGAAATATAGAGTGAGGTGGCATGCAATTAGTTGCAATGAACATTGCAGAGCCAGCTTGGGCTTTACAAATTAGTgcatttttacattaaaatttataaacttaaatttaatcGGAGTTTGCAAAAACAATGCAAGTCTTACCTTTACAAAATTGAGTTTTCAGACAAAATTTTCATGCATAAACGTATTTTTTTGAAGTAATGAAACATGTCATCAAAATAAGTTTAGTTTCCAAATGAAAATCGAAACCTAGCCTTAGACGAACAGACAGAAGAAAATAGTTTCAGAGCTATTTGCAGGAGAATGTGAAGCACCTGACTGAGTAGCCTGAACACTAGCAGTGACATGATTGAGTGCAGAAGCTGCAAGCAGAAGCCATGCAAAGAGAAGATGGACCAGAATTTGTCTTCTCATTTGTAGCATACTTCTCAGTGAATAAGAGTGTTGCGCTCTTAATGGGGTATGTCACGAGCATTTTTGCAGTTTTTATATGCTATATCTTTTGGTATTATATAATCATGACGAAACTTGAAATTTTATGTGAGAATGTTTGTAAAAAGATGCCCGGGAATCCTATGCCATTACACTCTGTCTCTAAAAGATCGAGAATCTGTTTTTATCCTCATTATGGATTGACTTCTTACCCGTTATCATTTCTCTGTTATCATTGCTTCCATGATAATTTTACAAGTActtgttcttatttttctttttgagtgcTTCGCCGATATGTTGGCATCCTTTCTATATcagtttaataaaatttgagcAATATTGTAGCGTATCTGATCTACAAATCTAAGGAGTGTTAGTTGATTGAACACGTGAGTTAGACATCTTTGTTCGATAATACAAATCCTTGATGGTTCGGATTATTTCATCTAGACCATGTATGAGTTGGTCTACAAGTATAAATAAGGAGTCTCCCATTAGAAAGAGATAAGTATGTGACCAGCATATTAAAAATAACGACTTACAAACTTCGAATTTTAAGCAGGACATCAGGATCAATCTaagataaaataactaaaatttaagttttaggtctattaataaaaaattatttgttattagtttttttaaataaaagaaggTTAACATATTAACTAAAAGGCCTCAcatattacttttttctttaagattaaaaagtttcaattttattttagatcttACTTTTTGTTGGATCGGTCGTAATTTTAAGGTTTTTGAACAGATGTGATTTTAAATTCTTGTGTGTTGTTTGGTTGTGGCTCATTAATGAAGTTTTCTATGGTGTTTTACTCTCTTTGTATTTCCAACAAGTGATATGATTTCTGCATGTAGGTTTTCCCATTCTTATTTCCAACTGTATGTGTGTGTTCAGTTTGCAAATATTAGGGGTGTTTGTGAGTTTTGGTCAAATTCAAGATCCAACTTAATCAAACTTGATTGGtctgatttaatttgatttttataattttcttttagatcCAACCCAATTTATTTATGAACGACTTGATTTAGTTGGAGCTAGCATATTAACCATTTAActttgattttttcttctttttataattactattttatatcatgattcatccaaaaattcaatacaattaacgtaatattatcaaatgtctaaaagtaataaaattgattcatttaatacaattaacataatattctaaaatagattaatacaaattaaaacagAATATTATTCAACGAGATTTATCATAATAGTGTGAATTACAACTATTtcctacaaattaatttcttgcAATAAATAGTTTTGTTGTAACCAAGTTTGTTATAACCAGATTTGTTATAATTAGATTTACTTgaacaaatgaataaaatatgactcattaatattataaacctgacaaaaaaaaatataaaaaatgaaacaaataacaatttaCCTAATTTACCTAAATACCGTAGGATGTTCCAATACTTGGACTCCTAATATTAGCCGTATTTAAAGTCAAACGaaacaattctaaaaatttaaatacaactCCATCAGCACAACAATTAATTCTATCAATGTAATGTGTTCTGGTGTTTGTAACCCTAAcatatttaattgtttatattttattaaaagcacTAAAGGAAATAACTCACACGGGTTGGATTAATAGGTTTATAAATCTAAACTCATCATCGATTTAATTAGATCTTGactcaaatatataaattactcaatccaaactattcaaattaatttaaatcaatttgaattcAAGAGTACCTCATTCACTCACATGAACACCCGCACCCCGCAGCAAATGTACCTTTGTTGTTTACTGAACCTGGCCTAAATTAGACTGGCTTTTGCGGAAAGACTACTTTCTTATTCCATTTGTAcgtttatttaaagaaattggCTTTCTCTATAGCTAGCGTGATATATAGCCTGGCTTATGTGAGACATGATGAACATCTTTAGTTACAAAGTCAAGTGTTGTTATGATTGCTTCAATTAGAATTTGAATCAAATCAATCACCGAACCACACTAATGCTACCAAAATAAATGTGCCTAAAATGTTGTGGCAGCGACCTAAACGAACAAATGTGTACCCGTAAAATTAGGACGATGATATGTTTAAGTTAATCTAACCCACTGATCTTTtggttgtttctttttttttggtaaatactAACCCACTGATTTGGTTTGTCAGATATATTGATCTGATTTATTGTAGAAAATAGAAGTTTTTGCACCAACTTAAGGACTTAAGTAGTGTTAtaccaataataaaatatgatgaaCAATTAACTACAACAgtcaattagtttattttttaagatattttaattagtttttatttttttattaaattttgtttgatggtttaataaataattttttagtagtttttaatgttattaaaatgttacttaaaagtaatattttttaaacattaacttccagcttttataatattacatttttattcttaatatatttatctaattttttagttatctaTTTTAAATATCTTGTTAGTTCCtatcatttaacatttttttttttatttttcatccttctaaaattatctttatttgtaGTCCTTAAAGTACTTTACATAATAGtttgaataatgaaaaaaatgttttctaaaatattataataacaaaaacaaaacaaacaaagactaaaaaaaaattgtaaggatgaaaataaaaaaaaataataaattacaaaccgaaaagatatttaaatcttaaataaattataattttattattttttagttacttcaataattaattttatcaagcacttataatttaataaattaattttttaactttcagttattaattaacattttagtttttaacaaattttttcaactaattttatctaaaataatcTATGTCTCAATAATTTGttgtttaataaattatgtaagAATTTTCCTAATCATTTTGTTATCCATAAACCAGTTTATGCCTGCAGACAGAGGTGGGGCTGATTGATAATTATGACTTGTTTTGACTAAGCTGAGTGATCGGGAATTGAT harbors:
- the LOC100817173 gene encoding inner membrane protein PPF-1, chloroplastic isoform X1, with translation MAKTLISSPSFIGTPLPSLPRHHLPHRTRFVTTKVHVSLHEIPPIQSLSHSIDFAGIVTRAEGLLYTLADAAVAADPAVAADTAASTTDAAVQKSGGWFGFISEAMEFVLKVLKDGLSAVHVPYAYGFAIILLTVIVKAATLPLTKQQVESTLAMQNLQPKIKAIQDRYAGNQERIQLETSRLYRQAGVNPLAGCLPTLATIPVWIGLYQALSNVANEGLLTEGFLWIPSLGGPTTIAARQSGAGISWLFPFVDGHPPLGWQDTAAYLVLPILLVVSQYVSMEIMKPPQTDPSQKNQLLILKFLPLMIGYFSLSVPSGLTIYWFINNVLSTAQQVWLRKLGGAKPVVNENAGGIITAGRAKRSDSQLARNGERFKQLKEEEKKKKVSKALPVEEVQSLASVSASDDGSDTESDNKGQEDAEEAYASKVGEEVQNYSRERRSKRSKRKRAV
- the LOC100817173 gene encoding inner membrane protein PPF-1, chloroplastic isoform X2, with protein sequence MAKTLISSPSFIGTPLPSLPRHHLPHRTRAEGLLYTLADAAVAADPAVAADTAASTTDAAVQKSGGWFGFISEAMEFVLKVLKDGLSAVHVPYAYGFAIILLTVIVKAATLPLTKQQVESTLAMQNLQPKIKAIQDRYAGNQERIQLETSRLYRQAGVNPLAGCLPTLATIPVWIGLYQALSNVANEGLLTEGFLWIPSLGGPTTIAARQSGAGISWLFPFVDGHPPLGWQDTAAYLVLPILLVVSQYVSMEIMKPPQTDPSQKNQLLILKFLPLMIGYFSLSVPSGLTIYWFINNVLSTAQQVWLRKLGGAKPVVNENAGGIITAGRAKRSDSQLARNGERFKQLKEEEKKKKVSKALPVEEVQSLASVSASDDGSDTESDNKGQEDAEEAYASKVGEEVQNYSRERRSKRSKRKRAV
- the LOC100817705 gene encoding CLAVATA3/ESR (CLE)-related protein 46, with amino-acid sequence MLQMRRQILVHLLFAWLLLAASALNHVTASVQATQSVHFKLGSLDASPKQRSGHVIPYWVEEKKRKSPSGPNPTENQHPPSKP